Proteins from a genomic interval of Cervus elaphus chromosome 13, mCerEla1.1, whole genome shotgun sequence:
- the LOC122706245 gene encoding 10 kDa heat shock protein, mitochondrial produces MAGQAFRKFLPLFDRVLVERSAAETVTKGGIMLPEKSQGKVLQATVVAVGSGSKGKGGEIQPVSVKVGDKVLLPEYGGTKVVLDDKDYFLFRDGDILGKYVD; encoded by the coding sequence ATGGCAGGACAGGCATTCAGAAAGTTTCTTCCCCTCTTTGACCGAGTATTAGTTGAAAGAAGTGCAGCCGAAACTGTAACCAAAGGAGGCATTATGCTTCCagaaaaatcacaaggaaaagtATTGCAAGCAACGGTGGTAGCTGTTGGATCAGGCTCTAAAGGAAAGGGTGGAGAGATTCAGCCAGTTAGTGTGAAAGTTGGAGATAAAGTTCTTCTCCCAGAATATGGAGGCACCAAAGTAGTTCTAGACGACAAGGATTATTTCTTATTTAGAGATGGTGACATTCTTGGGAAATATGTTGACTGA